One segment of Hippopotamus amphibius kiboko isolate mHipAmp2 chromosome 2, mHipAmp2.hap2, whole genome shotgun sequence DNA contains the following:
- the TMEM253 gene encoding transmembrane protein 253 isoform X2 translates to MVKGAMEERAGQREQERPSLRLEKLHHWARHKQSGHLLVLAVSQLWLAVAVVPFAISVACLNSACHMATALPLGPGVLGLLTGIVTLELRRAPRLWKLAGLLVLELSAEAFTLGGVLVSAYSLFLLSQRKPGCCRSQSVHYQELQEGLPELEEVPDLETGPTVASTANRTNE, encoded by the exons ATGGTCAAGGGAGCCATGGAGGAGAGAGCTGgtcagagagagcaagagagaccCAGCCTTCGTCTGGAAAAGCTACACCACTGGGCCAGGCACAAGCAGAGTGGGCACCTCTTGGTGCTGGCG GTGAGCCAGCTATGGCTGGCAGTGGCTGTGGTGCCCTTTGCTATCTCAGTTGCCTGCCTGAATTCTGCTTGTCACATGGCCACAGCACTGCCACTTGGGCCTGGCGTATTG GGTCTCCTCACTGGGATTGTTACCCTTGAGCTCCGCAGAGCACCTCGTCTCTGGAAG CTAGCTGGCTTGCTGGTGCTGGAGCTCAGCGCTGAGGCCTTCACCCTAGGGGGAGTACTGGTCTCAGCATACTCCTTGTTCCTGCTGAGCCAGAGGAAGCCAGGATGCTGCAGAAGCCAGAGTGTGCACTaccaggagctgcaggag GGTCTCCCAGAATTGGAGGAAGTTCCTGATTTGGAGACTGGTCCCACGGTGGCTAGCACAGCAAACAGAACAAATGAGTGA
- the TMEM253 gene encoding transmembrane protein 253 isoform X3 yields MEERAGQREQERPSLRLEKLHHWARHKQSGHLLVLAGLLTGIVTLELRRAPRLWKVRAMMIFNTFNLILGFIALVVEVVKTALMSAPTLPSQLAGLLVLELSAEAFTLGGVLVSAYSLFLLSQRKPGCCRSQSVHYQELQEGLPELEEVPDLETGPTVASTANRTNE; encoded by the exons ATGGAGGAGAGAGCTGgtcagagagagcaagagagaccCAGCCTTCGTCTGGAAAAGCTACACCACTGGGCCAGGCACAAGCAGAGTGGGCACCTCTTGGTGCTGGCG GGTCTCCTCACTGGGATTGTTACCCTTGAGCTCCGCAGAGCACCTCGTCTCTGGAAG GTGCGTGCCATGATGATATTCAATACCTTCAATCTCATCTTGGGCTTCATTGCATTGGTGGTTGAAGTGGTGAAGACAGCTTTGATGTCTGCCCCAACTCTCCCCTCTCAG CTAGCTGGCTTGCTGGTGCTGGAGCTCAGCGCTGAGGCCTTCACCCTAGGGGGAGTACTGGTCTCAGCATACTCCTTGTTCCTGCTGAGCCAGAGGAAGCCAGGATGCTGCAGAAGCCAGAGTGTGCACTaccaggagctgcaggag GGTCTCCCAGAATTGGAGGAAGTTCCTGATTTGGAGACTGGTCCCACGGTGGCTAGCACAGCAAACAGAACAAATGAGTGA
- the TMEM253 gene encoding transmembrane protein 253 isoform X1: MEERAGQREQERPSLRLEKLHHWARHKQSGHLLVLAVSQLWLAVAVVPFAISVACLNSACHMATALPLGPGVLGLLTGIVTLELRRAPRLWKVRAMMIFNTFNLILGFIALVVEVVKTALMSAPTLPSQLAGLLVLELSAEAFTLGGVLVSAYSLFLLSQRKPGCCRSQSVHYQELQEGLPELEEVPDLETGPTVASTANRTNE; encoded by the exons ATGGAGGAGAGAGCTGgtcagagagagcaagagagaccCAGCCTTCGTCTGGAAAAGCTACACCACTGGGCCAGGCACAAGCAGAGTGGGCACCTCTTGGTGCTGGCG GTGAGCCAGCTATGGCTGGCAGTGGCTGTGGTGCCCTTTGCTATCTCAGTTGCCTGCCTGAATTCTGCTTGTCACATGGCCACAGCACTGCCACTTGGGCCTGGCGTATTG GGTCTCCTCACTGGGATTGTTACCCTTGAGCTCCGCAGAGCACCTCGTCTCTGGAAG GTGCGTGCCATGATGATATTCAATACCTTCAATCTCATCTTGGGCTTCATTGCATTGGTGGTTGAAGTGGTGAAGACAGCTTTGATGTCTGCCCCAACTCTCCCCTCTCAG CTAGCTGGCTTGCTGGTGCTGGAGCTCAGCGCTGAGGCCTTCACCCTAGGGGGAGTACTGGTCTCAGCATACTCCTTGTTCCTGCTGAGCCAGAGGAAGCCAGGATGCTGCAGAAGCCAGAGTGTGCACTaccaggagctgcaggag GGTCTCCCAGAATTGGAGGAAGTTCCTGATTTGGAGACTGGTCCCACGGTGGCTAGCACAGCAAACAGAACAAATGAGTGA
- the ZNF219 gene encoding zinc finger protein 219 isoform X1 — translation MLMAGPPPAAHNAGRGRGRGTGEGAGAGPGAGGPGPGASPPAPRNADARAAGPPPAAAAAAAAARSAAARPGLGSRPRAPGGHLAPSPPAFDGELDLQRYSNGPGVSAGSPGMGAVGWSESRAGERRFPCPVCGKRFRFNSILALHLRAHPGAQAFQCPHCGHRAAQRALLRSHLRTHQPERPRSPAARLLLELEERALLREARLGRPRSSGGLQATPAAEGLARPQAPSSSAFRCPFCKGKFRTAAERERHLHILHRPWKCGQCSFGSSQEEELLHHSLTAHGAPECPLAATSAAPQPQPPPQPEPRSVPEPEPEPEREATPVSAPAAPEEPPAPPEFRCQVCGQSFTQSWFLKGHMRKHKASFDHACPVCGRCFKEPWFLKNHMKVHASKLGPLRAPGPGSGPARAPQPPDLGLLAYEPLGPALLLAPAPTPAERREPPSLLGYLSLRAGEARPNGEGAEPGAGRSFGGFRPLPSALPARARRHRAEEPDEEEEVVEAEEETWARSRAVGPLASLPPRPGEGPGHSAPAAGAQARSTATQEENGLLVGGTRSEGGRGATGKDCPFCGKSFRSAHHLKVHLRVHTGERPYKCPHCDYAGTQSGSLKYHLQRHHREQKSGAGPGPPPEPPPPSQRGSAQSSGAKPAPQPATWVEGTASPRPPSSGAAPGSRRKPASPGRTLRNGRGGEAEPLDLSLRAGPGGEAGPGGALHRCLFCPFATGAPELMALHLQVHHSRRARGRRPPQADASPPYARAPSGETPPSPPQEGEEGPGLLRSGEPGLGGQER, via the exons ATGCTAATGGCCGGGCCGCCTCCCGCCGCACACaatgcgggccggggccgggggcgggggaccggggagggggcgggggccgggccgggggcgggggggccggggCCCGGCGCATCTCCCCCGGCCCCACGTAACGCTGACGCCCGCGCCGccggcccgccgcccgccgccgccgccgccgccgccgccgcccgctccgccgccgcccgcccgggGCTC GGCTCACGTCCCCGCGCCCCGGGCGGCCACCTAGCGCCGTCGCCACCGGCCTTCGACGGCGAACTGGATCTGCAGCGCTACTCCAACGGGCCAGGCGTGAGCGCCGGGTCTCCGGGGATGGGAGCAGTGGGCTGGTCTGAGAGTCGCGCAGGCGAACGGCGCTTCCCCTGCCCTGTATGCGGGAAGCGCTTCCGCTTCAACTCTATCCTGGCTTTGCACCTGCGGGCGCACCCAGGCGCCCAGGCCTTCCAGTGCCCGCACTGCGGCCACCGTGCTGCGCAGCGGGCCCTGCTGCGCTCGCACCTGCGCACGCACCAACCTGAGCGCCCGCGAAGCCCCGCCGCGCGCCTACTGCTGGAGCTGGAGGAGCGCGCGCTGCTGCGGGAGGCCCGGCTTGGGAGACCCCGAAGCTCAGGGGGCCTGCAGGCGACCCCTGCCGCTGAGGGCCTGGCGCGGCCCCAGGCTCCTTCGTCGTCCGCCTTCCGTTGCCCCTTCTGCAAAGGCAAGTTTCGCACCGCGGCAGAGCGCGAACGCCACCTGCACATTCTGCACAGGCCCTGGAAGTGCGGCCAGTGCAGTTTCGGCTCCAGCCAGGAGGAGGAGCTGCTGCACCACAGCCTGACGGCCCACGGAGCTCCTGAGTGCCCCCTGGCGGCCACCTCGGCTGcgccccagcctcagcctccacCGCAGCCTGAACCCAGATCCGTCCCTGAGCCCGAGCCAGAGCCTGAACGTGAGGCAACCCCCGTCTCCGCTCCTGCTGCTCCCGAGGAGCCCCCCGCGCCTCCGGAGTTCCGCTGTCAAGTGTGTGGCCAGAGCTTTACCCAGTCCTGGTTTCTCAAGGGCCACATGCGCAAGCACAAGGCCTCCTTCGATCATGCATGTCCTGTTTGTGGCCGCTgcttcaaggagccctggttccttaaGAACCACATGAAGGTGCACGCCAGCAAGCTCGGCCCACTGCGTGCCCCGGGGCCTGGTTCTGGGCCTGCCCGGGCCCCCCAGCCTCCTGACCTGGGCCTGCTGGCCTATGAGCCTCTGGGCCCCGCACTCCTCTTGGCCCCGGCGCCCACCCCGGCTGAGCGCCGCGAGCCTCCAAGCCTTCTGGGCTACCTGAGCCTGCGAGCCGGCGAGGCCCGGCCCAACGGTGAGGGTGCTGAGCCTGGGGCTGGCCGCAGCTTTGGGGGCTTCCGCCCACTGCCCTCTGCTCTCccggcccgggctcgccggcatCGCGCGGAGGAGCCAGacgaggaagaggaggtggtggaggcagaggaagagaccTGGGCCCGGAGCAGGGCGGTGGGCCCTCTGGCTTCACTGCCCCCGCGTCCAGGCGAGGGCCCAGGGCACTCTGCGCCTGCTGCGGGGGCCCAGGCCAGGTCCACCGCCACGCAGG AAGAGAATGGGCTTTTAGTTGGAGGGACCCGGTCTGAAGGGGGCCGCGGGGCCACCGGCAAGGATTGCCCCTTTTGCGGAAAATCCTTCCGCTCAGCGCATCACCTCAAAGTGCACCTTCGAGTGCACACAG GCGAGCGCCCCTACAAGTGTCCGCACTGCGACTACGCGGGCACCCAGTCCGGCTCACTCAAGTATCACCTGCAGCGCCACCACCGGGAGCAGAAGAGCGGGGCCGGCCCCGGGCCTCCCCCAGAGccaccacccccttcccagcGGGGCTCAGCCCAGTCGTCGGGAGCCAAGCCGGCTCCGCAGCCTGCGACGTGGGTGGAGGGCACGGCGAGCCCCCGGCCTCCCTCTAGCGGCGCCGCACCGGGGTCCCGTCGGAAGCCCGCCAGCCCCGGGAGGACCCTGCGCAACGGGCGAGGCGGTGAGGCCGAACCCCTGGACCTGTCCCTGCGGGCAGGGCCAGGAGGCGAGGCTGGGCCGGGGGGTGCCCTCCACCGATGCCTCTTCTGTCCCTTCGCCACTGGAGCCCCCGAGCTCATGGCCTTGCACCTGCAAGTGCACCACAGCCGCAGGGCCCGGGGCCGCAGGCCGCCTCAGGCGGATGCATCCCCGCCCTACGCCCGAGCACCGTCAGGAGAGACCCCTCCCAGTCCTCcgcaggaaggggaggagggcccCGGGCTGCTGCGATCAGGAGAGCCTGGGCTAGGGGGGCAAGAAAGGTAG
- the ZNF219 gene encoding zinc finger protein 219 isoform X2, which yields MLMAGPPPAAHNAGRGRGRGTGEGAGAGPGAGGPGPGASPPAPRNADARAAGPPPAAAAAAAAARSAAARPGLGSRPRAPGGHLAPSPPAFDGELDLQRYSNGPGVSAGSPGMGAVGWSESRAGERRFPCPVCGKRFRFNSILALHLRAHPGAQAFQCPHCGHRAAQRALLRSHLRTHQPERPRSPAARLLLELEERALLREARLGRPRSSGGLQATPAAEGLARPQAPSSSAFRCPFCKGKFRTAAERERHLHILHRPWKCGQCSFGSSQEEELLHHSLTAHGAPECPLAATSAAPQPQPPPQPEPRSVPEPEPEPEREATPVSAPAAPEEPPAPPEFRCQVCGQSFTQSWFLKGHMRKHKASFDHACPVCGRCFKEPWFLKNHMKVHASKLGPLRAPGPGSGPARAPQPPDLGLLAYEPLGPALLLAPAPTPAERREPPSLLGYLSLRAGEARPNGEGAEPGAGRSFGGFRPLPSALPARARRHRAEEPDEEEEVVEAEEETWARSRAVGPLASLPPRPGEGPGHSAPAAGAQARSTATQGERPYKCPHCDYAGTQSGSLKYHLQRHHREQKSGAGPGPPPEPPPPSQRGSAQSSGAKPAPQPATWVEGTASPRPPSSGAAPGSRRKPASPGRTLRNGRGGEAEPLDLSLRAGPGGEAGPGGALHRCLFCPFATGAPELMALHLQVHHSRRARGRRPPQADASPPYARAPSGETPPSPPQEGEEGPGLLRSGEPGLGGQER from the exons ATGCTAATGGCCGGGCCGCCTCCCGCCGCACACaatgcgggccggggccgggggcgggggaccggggagggggcgggggccgggccgggggcgggggggccggggCCCGGCGCATCTCCCCCGGCCCCACGTAACGCTGACGCCCGCGCCGccggcccgccgcccgccgccgccgccgccgccgccgccgcccgctccgccgccgcccgcccgggGCTC GGCTCACGTCCCCGCGCCCCGGGCGGCCACCTAGCGCCGTCGCCACCGGCCTTCGACGGCGAACTGGATCTGCAGCGCTACTCCAACGGGCCAGGCGTGAGCGCCGGGTCTCCGGGGATGGGAGCAGTGGGCTGGTCTGAGAGTCGCGCAGGCGAACGGCGCTTCCCCTGCCCTGTATGCGGGAAGCGCTTCCGCTTCAACTCTATCCTGGCTTTGCACCTGCGGGCGCACCCAGGCGCCCAGGCCTTCCAGTGCCCGCACTGCGGCCACCGTGCTGCGCAGCGGGCCCTGCTGCGCTCGCACCTGCGCACGCACCAACCTGAGCGCCCGCGAAGCCCCGCCGCGCGCCTACTGCTGGAGCTGGAGGAGCGCGCGCTGCTGCGGGAGGCCCGGCTTGGGAGACCCCGAAGCTCAGGGGGCCTGCAGGCGACCCCTGCCGCTGAGGGCCTGGCGCGGCCCCAGGCTCCTTCGTCGTCCGCCTTCCGTTGCCCCTTCTGCAAAGGCAAGTTTCGCACCGCGGCAGAGCGCGAACGCCACCTGCACATTCTGCACAGGCCCTGGAAGTGCGGCCAGTGCAGTTTCGGCTCCAGCCAGGAGGAGGAGCTGCTGCACCACAGCCTGACGGCCCACGGAGCTCCTGAGTGCCCCCTGGCGGCCACCTCGGCTGcgccccagcctcagcctccacCGCAGCCTGAACCCAGATCCGTCCCTGAGCCCGAGCCAGAGCCTGAACGTGAGGCAACCCCCGTCTCCGCTCCTGCTGCTCCCGAGGAGCCCCCCGCGCCTCCGGAGTTCCGCTGTCAAGTGTGTGGCCAGAGCTTTACCCAGTCCTGGTTTCTCAAGGGCCACATGCGCAAGCACAAGGCCTCCTTCGATCATGCATGTCCTGTTTGTGGCCGCTgcttcaaggagccctggttccttaaGAACCACATGAAGGTGCACGCCAGCAAGCTCGGCCCACTGCGTGCCCCGGGGCCTGGTTCTGGGCCTGCCCGGGCCCCCCAGCCTCCTGACCTGGGCCTGCTGGCCTATGAGCCTCTGGGCCCCGCACTCCTCTTGGCCCCGGCGCCCACCCCGGCTGAGCGCCGCGAGCCTCCAAGCCTTCTGGGCTACCTGAGCCTGCGAGCCGGCGAGGCCCGGCCCAACGGTGAGGGTGCTGAGCCTGGGGCTGGCCGCAGCTTTGGGGGCTTCCGCCCACTGCCCTCTGCTCTCccggcccgggctcgccggcatCGCGCGGAGGAGCCAGacgaggaagaggaggtggtggaggcagaggaagagaccTGGGCCCGGAGCAGGGCGGTGGGCCCTCTGGCTTCACTGCCCCCGCGTCCAGGCGAGGGCCCAGGGCACTCTGCGCCTGCTGCGGGGGCCCAGGCCAGGTCCACCGCCACGCAGG GCGAGCGCCCCTACAAGTGTCCGCACTGCGACTACGCGGGCACCCAGTCCGGCTCACTCAAGTATCACCTGCAGCGCCACCACCGGGAGCAGAAGAGCGGGGCCGGCCCCGGGCCTCCCCCAGAGccaccacccccttcccagcGGGGCTCAGCCCAGTCGTCGGGAGCCAAGCCGGCTCCGCAGCCTGCGACGTGGGTGGAGGGCACGGCGAGCCCCCGGCCTCCCTCTAGCGGCGCCGCACCGGGGTCCCGTCGGAAGCCCGCCAGCCCCGGGAGGACCCTGCGCAACGGGCGAGGCGGTGAGGCCGAACCCCTGGACCTGTCCCTGCGGGCAGGGCCAGGAGGCGAGGCTGGGCCGGGGGGTGCCCTCCACCGATGCCTCTTCTGTCCCTTCGCCACTGGAGCCCCCGAGCTCATGGCCTTGCACCTGCAAGTGCACCACAGCCGCAGGGCCCGGGGCCGCAGGCCGCCTCAGGCGGATGCATCCCCGCCCTACGCCCGAGCACCGTCAGGAGAGACCCCTCCCAGTCCTCcgcaggaaggggaggagggcccCGGGCTGCTGCGATCAGGAGAGCCTGGGCTAGGGGGGCAAGAAAGGTAG
- the ZNF219 gene encoding zinc finger protein 219 isoform X3 has product MEGSRPRAPGGHLAPSPPAFDGELDLQRYSNGPGVSAGSPGMGAVGWSESRAGERRFPCPVCGKRFRFNSILALHLRAHPGAQAFQCPHCGHRAAQRALLRSHLRTHQPERPRSPAARLLLELEERALLREARLGRPRSSGGLQATPAAEGLARPQAPSSSAFRCPFCKGKFRTAAERERHLHILHRPWKCGQCSFGSSQEEELLHHSLTAHGAPECPLAATSAAPQPQPPPQPEPRSVPEPEPEPEREATPVSAPAAPEEPPAPPEFRCQVCGQSFTQSWFLKGHMRKHKASFDHACPVCGRCFKEPWFLKNHMKVHASKLGPLRAPGPGSGPARAPQPPDLGLLAYEPLGPALLLAPAPTPAERREPPSLLGYLSLRAGEARPNGEGAEPGAGRSFGGFRPLPSALPARARRHRAEEPDEEEEVVEAEEETWARSRAVGPLASLPPRPGEGPGHSAPAAGAQARSTATQEENGLLVGGTRSEGGRGATGKDCPFCGKSFRSAHHLKVHLRVHTGERPYKCPHCDYAGTQSGSLKYHLQRHHREQKSGAGPGPPPEPPPPSQRGSAQSSGAKPAPQPATWVEGTASPRPPSSGAAPGSRRKPASPGRTLRNGRGGEAEPLDLSLRAGPGGEAGPGGALHRCLFCPFATGAPELMALHLQVHHSRRARGRRPPQADASPPYARAPSGETPPSPPQEGEEGPGLLRSGEPGLGGQER; this is encoded by the exons ATGGAG GGCTCACGTCCCCGCGCCCCGGGCGGCCACCTAGCGCCGTCGCCACCGGCCTTCGACGGCGAACTGGATCTGCAGCGCTACTCCAACGGGCCAGGCGTGAGCGCCGGGTCTCCGGGGATGGGAGCAGTGGGCTGGTCTGAGAGTCGCGCAGGCGAACGGCGCTTCCCCTGCCCTGTATGCGGGAAGCGCTTCCGCTTCAACTCTATCCTGGCTTTGCACCTGCGGGCGCACCCAGGCGCCCAGGCCTTCCAGTGCCCGCACTGCGGCCACCGTGCTGCGCAGCGGGCCCTGCTGCGCTCGCACCTGCGCACGCACCAACCTGAGCGCCCGCGAAGCCCCGCCGCGCGCCTACTGCTGGAGCTGGAGGAGCGCGCGCTGCTGCGGGAGGCCCGGCTTGGGAGACCCCGAAGCTCAGGGGGCCTGCAGGCGACCCCTGCCGCTGAGGGCCTGGCGCGGCCCCAGGCTCCTTCGTCGTCCGCCTTCCGTTGCCCCTTCTGCAAAGGCAAGTTTCGCACCGCGGCAGAGCGCGAACGCCACCTGCACATTCTGCACAGGCCCTGGAAGTGCGGCCAGTGCAGTTTCGGCTCCAGCCAGGAGGAGGAGCTGCTGCACCACAGCCTGACGGCCCACGGAGCTCCTGAGTGCCCCCTGGCGGCCACCTCGGCTGcgccccagcctcagcctccacCGCAGCCTGAACCCAGATCCGTCCCTGAGCCCGAGCCAGAGCCTGAACGTGAGGCAACCCCCGTCTCCGCTCCTGCTGCTCCCGAGGAGCCCCCCGCGCCTCCGGAGTTCCGCTGTCAAGTGTGTGGCCAGAGCTTTACCCAGTCCTGGTTTCTCAAGGGCCACATGCGCAAGCACAAGGCCTCCTTCGATCATGCATGTCCTGTTTGTGGCCGCTgcttcaaggagccctggttccttaaGAACCACATGAAGGTGCACGCCAGCAAGCTCGGCCCACTGCGTGCCCCGGGGCCTGGTTCTGGGCCTGCCCGGGCCCCCCAGCCTCCTGACCTGGGCCTGCTGGCCTATGAGCCTCTGGGCCCCGCACTCCTCTTGGCCCCGGCGCCCACCCCGGCTGAGCGCCGCGAGCCTCCAAGCCTTCTGGGCTACCTGAGCCTGCGAGCCGGCGAGGCCCGGCCCAACGGTGAGGGTGCTGAGCCTGGGGCTGGCCGCAGCTTTGGGGGCTTCCGCCCACTGCCCTCTGCTCTCccggcccgggctcgccggcatCGCGCGGAGGAGCCAGacgaggaagaggaggtggtggaggcagaggaagagaccTGGGCCCGGAGCAGGGCGGTGGGCCCTCTGGCTTCACTGCCCCCGCGTCCAGGCGAGGGCCCAGGGCACTCTGCGCCTGCTGCGGGGGCCCAGGCCAGGTCCACCGCCACGCAGG AAGAGAATGGGCTTTTAGTTGGAGGGACCCGGTCTGAAGGGGGCCGCGGGGCCACCGGCAAGGATTGCCCCTTTTGCGGAAAATCCTTCCGCTCAGCGCATCACCTCAAAGTGCACCTTCGAGTGCACACAG GCGAGCGCCCCTACAAGTGTCCGCACTGCGACTACGCGGGCACCCAGTCCGGCTCACTCAAGTATCACCTGCAGCGCCACCACCGGGAGCAGAAGAGCGGGGCCGGCCCCGGGCCTCCCCCAGAGccaccacccccttcccagcGGGGCTCAGCCCAGTCGTCGGGAGCCAAGCCGGCTCCGCAGCCTGCGACGTGGGTGGAGGGCACGGCGAGCCCCCGGCCTCCCTCTAGCGGCGCCGCACCGGGGTCCCGTCGGAAGCCCGCCAGCCCCGGGAGGACCCTGCGCAACGGGCGAGGCGGTGAGGCCGAACCCCTGGACCTGTCCCTGCGGGCAGGGCCAGGAGGCGAGGCTGGGCCGGGGGGTGCCCTCCACCGATGCCTCTTCTGTCCCTTCGCCACTGGAGCCCCCGAGCTCATGGCCTTGCACCTGCAAGTGCACCACAGCCGCAGGGCCCGGGGCCGCAGGCCGCCTCAGGCGGATGCATCCCCGCCCTACGCCCGAGCACCGTCAGGAGAGACCCCTCCCAGTCCTCcgcaggaaggggaggagggcccCGGGCTGCTGCGATCAGGAGAGCCTGGGCTAGGGGGGCAAGAAAGGTAG
- the ZNF219 gene encoding zinc finger protein 219 isoform X4, translating to MGAVGWSESRAGERRFPCPVCGKRFRFNSILALHLRAHPGAQAFQCPHCGHRAAQRALLRSHLRTHQPERPRSPAARLLLELEERALLREARLGRPRSSGGLQATPAAEGLARPQAPSSSAFRCPFCKGKFRTAAERERHLHILHRPWKCGQCSFGSSQEEELLHHSLTAHGAPECPLAATSAAPQPQPPPQPEPRSVPEPEPEPEREATPVSAPAAPEEPPAPPEFRCQVCGQSFTQSWFLKGHMRKHKASFDHACPVCGRCFKEPWFLKNHMKVHASKLGPLRAPGPGSGPARAPQPPDLGLLAYEPLGPALLLAPAPTPAERREPPSLLGYLSLRAGEARPNGEGAEPGAGRSFGGFRPLPSALPARARRHRAEEPDEEEEVVEAEEETWARSRAVGPLASLPPRPGEGPGHSAPAAGAQARSTATQEENGLLVGGTRSEGGRGATGKDCPFCGKSFRSAHHLKVHLRVHTGERPYKCPHCDYAGTQSGSLKYHLQRHHREQKSGAGPGPPPEPPPPSQRGSAQSSGAKPAPQPATWVEGTASPRPPSSGAAPGSRRKPASPGRTLRNGRGGEAEPLDLSLRAGPGGEAGPGGALHRCLFCPFATGAPELMALHLQVHHSRRARGRRPPQADASPPYARAPSGETPPSPPQEGEEGPGLLRSGEPGLGGQER from the exons ATGGGAGCAGTGGGCTGGTCTGAGAGTCGCGCAGGCGAACGGCGCTTCCCCTGCCCTGTATGCGGGAAGCGCTTCCGCTTCAACTCTATCCTGGCTTTGCACCTGCGGGCGCACCCAGGCGCCCAGGCCTTCCAGTGCCCGCACTGCGGCCACCGTGCTGCGCAGCGGGCCCTGCTGCGCTCGCACCTGCGCACGCACCAACCTGAGCGCCCGCGAAGCCCCGCCGCGCGCCTACTGCTGGAGCTGGAGGAGCGCGCGCTGCTGCGGGAGGCCCGGCTTGGGAGACCCCGAAGCTCAGGGGGCCTGCAGGCGACCCCTGCCGCTGAGGGCCTGGCGCGGCCCCAGGCTCCTTCGTCGTCCGCCTTCCGTTGCCCCTTCTGCAAAGGCAAGTTTCGCACCGCGGCAGAGCGCGAACGCCACCTGCACATTCTGCACAGGCCCTGGAAGTGCGGCCAGTGCAGTTTCGGCTCCAGCCAGGAGGAGGAGCTGCTGCACCACAGCCTGACGGCCCACGGAGCTCCTGAGTGCCCCCTGGCGGCCACCTCGGCTGcgccccagcctcagcctccacCGCAGCCTGAACCCAGATCCGTCCCTGAGCCCGAGCCAGAGCCTGAACGTGAGGCAACCCCCGTCTCCGCTCCTGCTGCTCCCGAGGAGCCCCCCGCGCCTCCGGAGTTCCGCTGTCAAGTGTGTGGCCAGAGCTTTACCCAGTCCTGGTTTCTCAAGGGCCACATGCGCAAGCACAAGGCCTCCTTCGATCATGCATGTCCTGTTTGTGGCCGCTgcttcaaggagccctggttccttaaGAACCACATGAAGGTGCACGCCAGCAAGCTCGGCCCACTGCGTGCCCCGGGGCCTGGTTCTGGGCCTGCCCGGGCCCCCCAGCCTCCTGACCTGGGCCTGCTGGCCTATGAGCCTCTGGGCCCCGCACTCCTCTTGGCCCCGGCGCCCACCCCGGCTGAGCGCCGCGAGCCTCCAAGCCTTCTGGGCTACCTGAGCCTGCGAGCCGGCGAGGCCCGGCCCAACGGTGAGGGTGCTGAGCCTGGGGCTGGCCGCAGCTTTGGGGGCTTCCGCCCACTGCCCTCTGCTCTCccggcccgggctcgccggcatCGCGCGGAGGAGCCAGacgaggaagaggaggtggtggaggcagaggaagagaccTGGGCCCGGAGCAGGGCGGTGGGCCCTCTGGCTTCACTGCCCCCGCGTCCAGGCGAGGGCCCAGGGCACTCTGCGCCTGCTGCGGGGGCCCAGGCCAGGTCCACCGCCACGCAGG AAGAGAATGGGCTTTTAGTTGGAGGGACCCGGTCTGAAGGGGGCCGCGGGGCCACCGGCAAGGATTGCCCCTTTTGCGGAAAATCCTTCCGCTCAGCGCATCACCTCAAAGTGCACCTTCGAGTGCACACAG GCGAGCGCCCCTACAAGTGTCCGCACTGCGACTACGCGGGCACCCAGTCCGGCTCACTCAAGTATCACCTGCAGCGCCACCACCGGGAGCAGAAGAGCGGGGCCGGCCCCGGGCCTCCCCCAGAGccaccacccccttcccagcGGGGCTCAGCCCAGTCGTCGGGAGCCAAGCCGGCTCCGCAGCCTGCGACGTGGGTGGAGGGCACGGCGAGCCCCCGGCCTCCCTCTAGCGGCGCCGCACCGGGGTCCCGTCGGAAGCCCGCCAGCCCCGGGAGGACCCTGCGCAACGGGCGAGGCGGTGAGGCCGAACCCCTGGACCTGTCCCTGCGGGCAGGGCCAGGAGGCGAGGCTGGGCCGGGGGGTGCCCTCCACCGATGCCTCTTCTGTCCCTTCGCCACTGGAGCCCCCGAGCTCATGGCCTTGCACCTGCAAGTGCACCACAGCCGCAGGGCCCGGGGCCGCAGGCCGCCTCAGGCGGATGCATCCCCGCCCTACGCCCGAGCACCGTCAGGAGAGACCCCTCCCAGTCCTCcgcaggaaggggaggagggcccCGGGCTGCTGCGATCAGGAGAGCCTGGGCTAGGGGGGCAAGAAAGGTAG